One part of the Calditrichota bacterium genome encodes these proteins:
- a CDS encoding T9SS type A sorting domain-containing protein gives MKKDLIKANFCTFFRFFIEIAFLSQAAILPTTGLAQTVVRGEASGRWHADGNPYIIEEGANVPANEQLTISAGVHVMVRVPFIVNGAIHVEGAENDSAVIMNDPEVAEVFQLLHYTNTRGLESRFDHLAFVNTTGRLIYVNGACRDLGLCISNSRLTFQSAVRADADFDNITIEDCLITPGRGYLLQLGNFTESIDIHNSDIFFLQSLIGGCSDLRITGNLLHVSPHLIVDAAENVILRDNDYAVNGEAQNNQDEQSIINWRQNQPGRDWGTTNFECINNTFASNWQVGFGNGGTCIVENNDFLYSGCNIGGFSDTRIVNNTFGGDLFIGGEGDEESYIFESNRTLKRDNDWSQEFVISGNDFSPEVRNNDLGNCVLRVRRGATPNVHDNKFGLGFEVNDASPNIHHNVFGLMEKYIGSPNARFIHANDVVFANNVIISYLAEGNLIELSDNSSPLITSNVLYHAMDVRCNAFRSIGECDPIIRNNIIFGFESVFLQMPEQDSNLFVDPLFARSDPFDFRLQPNSPAIDAGDPDLPNDPDETRADIGPIFYDQSRNNRPCIISPAKILIGYGDTLTYIAKAVDESASLSFRFEDLPDWLQVVEHRRDYVADSITISGIVPEDEPPFEFFIVCEDDEGAVDTLSATVEVSNKTLLQGRIGGVLTRNRSPYWVIKPTWVEEGDSLIIEPGSIIYLNTTNYDRQPRPKPSLRIYGRLQCVGTAEDSIYFLGNEDVPGGAPYLYNSPDTSEYAYTKLQGSQGIYASFTNLIVHNCLFGRESGSGISMSSGWVKVFDNVFHNMSYMSISGRESHCEIVNNKFFNDTLEVYYDRWQDRYPACWFRNSEVYASSNYFRNQFGAYSMEDGGVFHSHRDILLTKVFGLNLDCDEASIDLASLSSTDYPPFTVSGRLSVRNSIFAAYDTTLFDSSDNIVEITLRDNLFAMVDTSVRELLDGFGLLSAVNVNGDSVDVYGNLFGDPGLIDIYPLEYRLGRSSRGIDAAISEDDERDPDGTLPDLGPVPFNHNNHPIEIRDLVIFPEMEVIVNEEIRCSVNYADEDENDSSAFQWDLYRIISRPDEEHFETIFLQTIGFSSEIGFIIESIGIYRLICVATDGFDLDTLFQDFEILPSSLPPDTPNAPILLSLNQNYPNPFNSTTIIAFDLPTLKEVKIAVYDICGREISILASGQFTAGRHFLVWKPTNLSSGVYFCQLQTSADTKTIPITLIR, from the coding sequence TTGAAAAAAGATCTAATAAAGGCAAACTTTTGTACGTTTTTCCGATTTTTCATAGAAATTGCCTTTCTAAGTCAGGCTGCAATTCTGCCAACCACTGGATTGGCTCAGACCGTAGTTAGGGGTGAAGCCTCAGGGCGCTGGCATGCCGACGGCAATCCTTACATAATTGAGGAAGGTGCAAATGTTCCTGCGAATGAGCAACTTACCATAAGCGCAGGAGTGCATGTGATGGTGCGAGTCCCTTTCATCGTTAACGGCGCGATTCACGTTGAAGGAGCCGAGAACGACAGCGCGGTAATCATGAATGATCCAGAAGTCGCCGAAGTTTTTCAACTTCTGCACTATACGAACACTCGTGGATTAGAATCGCGTTTTGACCATTTAGCCTTTGTCAATACAACCGGTCGCTTGATATATGTTAACGGAGCATGTCGAGATCTAGGCCTTTGCATTTCAAATTCAAGGCTGACATTTCAAAGCGCAGTTCGAGCAGATGCAGATTTCGATAATATAACCATCGAAGACTGCTTGATCACACCCGGGCGCGGGTACTTGTTGCAATTAGGAAACTTTACCGAGAGCATTGATATCCATAATAGTGATATTTTCTTTTTACAATCACTTATCGGGGGGTGTTCTGATCTTCGAATTACCGGAAACCTGCTTCACGTGAGCCCGCACTTGATAGTAGATGCTGCAGAGAACGTCATACTTCGTGACAATGATTATGCAGTGAATGGTGAAGCGCAGAATAACCAAGACGAGCAGAGTATCATTAATTGGCGACAAAACCAACCCGGTCGGGATTGGGGTACCACCAATTTTGAGTGTATAAATAATACCTTTGCCAGCAACTGGCAGGTAGGATTTGGCAATGGGGGAACATGTATTGTTGAAAATAATGATTTTCTTTACTCTGGCTGTAACATCGGTGGTTTTAGTGATACGAGAATTGTGAACAACACCTTCGGCGGCGATCTATTTATTGGTGGAGAGGGTGACGAAGAATCATATATATTTGAAAGCAACCGAACTCTCAAGCGAGATAATGACTGGTCTCAAGAGTTTGTTATCTCGGGTAATGATTTTTCACCCGAAGTTAGAAACAATGACTTGGGAAATTGTGTGCTGAGAGTGCGAAGAGGAGCCACCCCAAACGTCCATGACAATAAGTTCGGTCTGGGATTCGAAGTGAACGATGCGTCGCCGAATATCCATCACAATGTTTTTGGCTTGATGGAAAAATATATCGGGTCTCCTAACGCAAGATTTATCCACGCAAACGACGTAGTATTTGCCAACAATGTCATTATATCATATTTGGCCGAAGGAAACCTAATCGAATTGAGTGATAATTCCTCACCGTTAATAACAAGTAATGTACTCTACCATGCTATGGACGTTCGTTGCAATGCGTTTCGCAGCATAGGAGAATGCGATCCAATAATTCGCAATAATATAATATTTGGTTTTGAATCGGTATTTTTACAAATGCCAGAGCAGGATAGTAACTTATTTGTCGATCCTCTCTTTGCACGTTCTGATCCGTTTGACTTTCGACTGCAACCGAATTCCCCAGCCATCGATGCGGGCGACCCAGATTTGCCAAACGATCCCGATGAAACCCGCGCTGATATTGGTCCCATCTTTTACGATCAAAGCAGAAATAACCGACCTTGCATTATTTCACCAGCAAAAATCCTGATCGGTTATGGCGATACACTCACTTATATTGCCAAAGCGGTCGATGAGTCAGCTTCGTTGAGTTTTCGTTTTGAAGACCTGCCGGATTGGCTTCAAGTGGTCGAACATAGACGCGACTATGTTGCGGATTCCATTACGATATCCGGTATCGTCCCGGAGGATGAACCACCATTCGAGTTCTTCATCGTTTGCGAGGACGATGAAGGTGCGGTTGACACATTAAGTGCAACGGTCGAAGTGTCAAACAAAACTCTTTTACAGGGAAGAATTGGCGGTGTCTTGACACGCAATCGTTCACCGTATTGGGTGATTAAGCCCACTTGGGTGGAAGAAGGCGATTCGCTGATTATTGAACCGGGATCGATTATCTATTTGAATACGACGAACTACGATCGGCAACCACGCCCTAAACCAAGCCTTCGTATTTACGGCCGACTTCAGTGTGTCGGAACAGCCGAGGATAGCATCTACTTTCTAGGCAATGAAGACGTGCCGGGTGGAGCGCCATATCTATACAATTCCCCGGACACATCCGAGTATGCCTATACAAAACTGCAAGGTTCCCAAGGTATCTACGCATCTTTTACAAACCTGATCGTTCACAACTGTTTGTTTGGCCGAGAATCAGGATCAGGGATATCCATGAGTTCTGGCTGGGTCAAGGTTTTCGATAATGTCTTTCATAATATGAGTTATATGTCGATTAGCGGACGTGAATCTCATTGTGAGATTGTCAATAATAAATTCTTTAACGATACTCTTGAAGTTTATTATGATCGGTGGCAAGATAGATATCCTGCTTGCTGGTTTAGAAACAGTGAGGTATATGCAAGCAGCAACTACTTTCGCAACCAGTTTGGCGCTTATTCGATGGAAGATGGAGGTGTATTCCACTCACATAGAGACATCCTCTTAACAAAAGTCTTTGGTCTCAACCTTGATTGTGATGAAGCCTCTATTGATCTTGCCTCTTTATCGTCCACTGATTATCCGCCTTTTACAGTATCCGGCAGGTTATCCGTTCGCAACTCCATTTTTGCAGCCTATGACACTACCCTGTTCGATTCCAGTGACAACATCGTTGAGATCACCCTCCGGGATAATTTGTTTGCCATGGTAGACACATCTGTGCGAGAATTGCTCGATGGATTTGGTCTCCTTTCTGCAGTTAACGTCAATGGCGATTCGGTTGACGTCTATGGCAATCTGTTCGGCGATCCGGGGCTAATCGATATCTACCCGCTTGAATACCGATTGGGTCGTAGCTCACGTGGCATAGACGCCGCGATTTCCGAAGATGACGAGCGCGACCCGGATGGTACATTACCCGATCTTGGTCCGGTTCCGTTCAACCATAACAATCACCCGATTGAGATTCGCGATTTGGTTATTTTTCCGGAAATGGAAGTCATTGTTAATGAAGAGATCCGTTGCAGTGTGAACTACGCCGATGAAGACGAAAATGATTCTTCGGCTTTTCAATGGGATCTTTACCGAATAATCTCTCGTCCAGATGAAGAGCATTTTGAGACTATTTTCCTGCAGACAATTGGGTTTAGTTCCGAGATCGGCTTTATAATCGAATCAATCGGAATCTATAGACTTATATGTGTTGCAACAGACGGTTTTGATCTCGATACACTTTTTCAGGATTTCGAAATACTACCAAGTTCACTTCCTCCAGACACTCCGAATGCTCCCATCCTACTTTCACTAAATCAGAATTATCCTAATCCTTTCAATTCGACGACGATTATCGCCTTCGATCTTCCGACTCTGAAAGAGGTCAAAATCGCGGTTTATGATATTTGCGGTCGTGAAATCTCAATTTTAGCCTCAGGTCAGTTTACAGCCGGTCGTCATTTCCTTGTATGGAAACCGACTAATCTCAGCTCCGGAGTCTACTTCTGCCAACTGCAAACATCTGCAGATACAAAAACTATCCCAATCACTCTAATCAGATGA